The Streptomyces sp. NBC_01276 genome includes the window CCTGAGCGCTGCGCGCTCAGGAGAGACCGGCTTCGCTGCGCTCAGCCGGGGCGCCTTCGGCGCCTGCCTCCGCTCGCTCCGGAGGAGTGAAACGCCCTCGCTGCGCTGGCGAGGCTTCCGGCTTCGCCGAGCCAGGGTAGGGGACCGGCCGGGCTCGCTGCGCTCGCCCGAGCGAACTACCTCGCTGCGCTCGGTAGGGGCTGCTTCGCAGCCTGGGGCCGGCCTTCGGCTGGTGGCTCTCCCGCTGCGCTCCGGGCTGCTCTAGTCCCCGTAGGCCCGCTATGCGGGCCGGAAGTCCCTCGCTTCGCTCGGGAGTGACCCCGTTTCACGGGGTACTCCTGGCCCGGCCACGGCCCTGGTGCGCGTGCATACGCACAAGGGCCATGCCGACCGTCACTCGGAGCAGCTGAGGCACAAGTCAGCTGGCCCGAGCCCGATTATTATCCCATGAAGTAGTTCCAGGTCTGGTTGGCGCCGCCGTTACAGCCCCACTGGCTGGCCTGCGCGCCCCAAGCGGTGCTGAAGCCAGCTATCTCCAGGCACTGACCGCTGTTCTCATTCTTGATCGGCACGGGCGGCATCGAGGAGTCATGTTCCCGCACATCCCAATGCTGGTTGGCACCGCCGGTGCAATCCCACTGCCGGGCCGACGCGCCGTAGTTGGTGCCCCAGTCGGCGATCTCCAGGCACTTGCCGCTGTACTGATTCCTGATCACAGATACCCCGCTTGGGTAGATCCCGATCCAGGTGGGCACAATGTCCCAGCGCTGGTTAGCGCCACCGGTGCATTGCCACTGCCGAACCGGCGCGCCGTTGTCAGTGCGCCAGTCCGCGACCTCCAGACACAGCCCGCTGGCACCGTTCCTGATCGTGGTGTGGCCTTCCGCATACGCCGACGCCGGAGTGGCTCCCAGGCCAAACACCAGCCCAGCCGCCACAGTGACGGCGGCGACTACCGATTTAGCACGATTCATACGCATAATTTCCCCCGTTTCGTTGGTGCGGCTCGCAGGTAGCGACTGTCACTACGAACTTGCTTGGAAAGCCCGACAGTTGACTCCCACCCCGGGACCCTTCTGACCCCGGCAAGCCGCCCGTACAGTAGATCATAAGTTCGATAGCCCTGTGTCACCGAACTTGCCCAACTGCCACCGAACTTGCCCAACTGCCCCTGAAGTTGGACCACTGCACGGTTCGTGCCAGAACGTTGACTCCATTAACCCGAACATCAATGAGCAGTGCCACAACCCTGCTGAACAATCGGGCATGCTAACGGCGACCAACGAACACGCCATGAGGCGAAACGCCCTCCCAGGCTGGCCCGCAACCAGGGCCGACCACCAGTCAATGACTCAATCTTCTACCCGGATGAACTCTAGAACCGAGGTTGAGTAGCAGATACCACGACTCAGCGTTTATGTCGCGGATCAGTGAAACTGCACATTGAAGCGCATGCGGGAGGAACTGGCTGCGACACCGCGTCTCCCTGTCCAGCTCAACTCATCCCGGTGACACCACTTGCACCGCATCGCACTGTCCCCACGAGCCGCCCCTCACCAGCATGACCAGCCCAGAACCGAACACTGCCCGGAAGGACACCAGCTGCGGCCTGCTGGACAACCAGCCGCGGTGTCGCACCAACCTGCGCAACCAGGCCCCGAACTCAAGACTCCGCAGGTCAGACAGCTGGCATCCCCGGACTCTGCGCAGCTTCACTGATCGGCGACAGGTGGGGTCAGAGCGTGACAGGAGCTCAGAGTGCTACTGGTAGTGCGCAGTTCCGCCGTAGGACATGCCCAGGGCCACGGTGAGCTGCTTGATGTCGAGTTCGTCGGCAAGGGTGAGCAGCCGCGTAGAGCGCAGGATCCGAGGGAGGAGGCCGACCGGTGCGAGGCTGTCTCGGATGTGGGCTGCGCCGGCGGGGTTGGTGGTGACTCTGGTGAGCCGGGTGACCAGCACGTGCGGGTTGTCGGTGTGGAGGGCCTGGCGGTGGGTGAGACAGGCTTCCAGAGCGCGCCATGTGGCGTCATCGAGGGCGAGATCGACGCTGCGTCCTGGGAAGCGGACTGTTCGGGAGGCTGTGGTGATGTCCGTGAGGGTGAGGTGGCGGAGTTCGGTGGTGGTGGCAGCGTGCAGCAGAGCCGCCAGGCCGATGAACGCCTCGTGCGGCAGGACACCTTCGCCGGCCCTCCAGCGGCGGTAGAGGACACGCTGCTCGTCGAGGGTGAGGGTCGAGCCGCTGAAGCCGCGTGGCTGCGGGGCCTGCATAGCCGCGGCGGGATCGTGGAGCACCAGGCCGGTCCGGTGGGCGTGGGCGAAGAACTGCCTCAGCCCCGCGAGCCAGGAAGCCCGGCGGGCCGGATTCCGGGCCAGGAACGCTTCAAGATCGCCTGCGTTCACGCCCGCCCAGGTGGTGTGACCCTTCGCGTGGAGGTGGAGCGCCAGGTCCCGGACGGTGTCGAGGCGGATCTCGATGGTCTTGAGCTGATTCGGTCGCAGCCCAAGATTCTCGGCATTCTCCCGCCGGGCCACCAGCACGTCCGCGAACGCACGCACGGCGGGGCGCAGCGGGGCGGGGACGGCCGCGAGCTCAGGATGTCTGCGGGGGCTTCGAGGAGGTCGTGGGTGTGGAAGAAGCCCGCGAGCAGCCGGCCGAGCCAGGGGCGCGTGCGGCGGGCTTCGGTGAGCAGATCGTGCGGGTCGGTTTGGCCTGTGTCGATGACGAAGCGGGCCGTGTGAGCGAGGGTGTCCGCGCCGTAGAAGACGTTGCGGTGCGTTGCCAGGTGCGCGGTGAGCGCGTCCCACCAAGCCGGCGTGCAGGGCATCCTGCGGGCCCAGCCTGCCGCGCGGGTTCTGACCGTGTGCGGCGAGTATTCGTAGCAGCGCTTGCACATGCCCCGCGCCCACTGGGACGCCACGCCGCATCCCGTGCAGGCCTCAGGCGGCCGGGCCCTGGCCGGATCGGAGCACGGACGGCACCACTGGGTCGCCGCGTCCAGAATCCGCCGGCGCCCGCATCGCCGACATGGGCCGAGCGCCGGCCTTCCCGCGGCCCGGCGCCAGCAAGCAGCGCACATCTCCTCCGCAGGGCGTCTGCCAGCCCCGCAACCAGGACACGTCCGTAAGCACCAGGCACACAAGCCCGATCCTGGGCGCAGCCAGCGCAACTTCGTACAGCCAGGACAGCGGCCCTGCACGGCGCCAGGAACAGACGCTGACATGGATCTTGAACCCGCCAAGTAGGTGGAAGGACGGCCGACGAAGAGCCGCAGGGTCAGAGGGGAGGCAGTGACCGTCTCCCGGCTACTCGCGACGGACCGGGCGATGGCCTCCCGCCTGACAGCCCTGCCAGCGCGGTTCCCGAGGCCGGTACCGGTGCTGCCGGACCGAGCACAAGTAGATCTCCAGGAGCACAGTCCAGGGCCGTACACAGCGCGGCCAGGGTGGACAGCTTCACCTGGGACGGCTGCTTGGTGAACAGAGCCGACACCGAGGCTGCGGACAGCTCCAGTCCCGCCTTCTCAACCAGTAGCCGCCGTAGCTGGGTCCCGGTCCACACACCGCGCTCCGCCGCCGCCATCCGCAACCGCCACTGAACGCCTCCCGGAGGGTCCGGGTCCGCAAGCCCGGGTCCTGGTGGGGTCATGTCCATCGCCCCTCTCCGGTCAGACGGCCAGGGCGCGGACGGCCGAGTCGGTGGCCCGCTTCCAGGCGTCCTCGACGAACCGCTGCGACGGCTTCACGTACGCCATCGTAGAGGCGATATGCCGATGCCCGAGAAGCTGCTGGACCGCGATCAGGTCCATGCCGCGCTCGTACTGGTGCGTCGCGCACGCCCGACGCAGCGCATGAGGTGTGAACCGCTCCTCCCAGACCACACCCTCAAGATCAAGAATCCGGGCCAGGCGATCCCGGACCGTCCCTGTCTTCAGCGGCTCGCCTTCGTCGTCACAGAACAGCGCCGGGCCGACGGGGAACAGCGGCCGAACGTCCTGCAGATACCAGGCCAGGATCCGGTCCAGGCCCTCCAGCATCGGCGCCCACCGCGGCCGCGGCCCCGACGTGTTCGCTGCCTTACCGAACCGCACATGCAACTTCCCCGACGGCCCGAGCCGCGGATACACATCCGCCTGGTCCAAGCGCACCAGCTCACTCACCCGCACCCCGAACAGGTACGGCGTGCGCAGCATCGCGTAGTCCCGCGCCGCGAACCGGTATTCGGAAGCGACCGCCACCTGGGAACGGACGAAGGAGAAGAACGCCTCCAGCCGCTCCCGGCTCGGAGGTGGACCGACCGCCGCGTCGTCACTGGCATGCCGCACGCGGTTGAACCGGTCCAGCGCGCTCCCGCTGACCGGCACCCCGAACAGGGCCCGGACCTGGGGTCCGTACCGCAGCGCGACGAAAGCATGGAAGTCACGGAGCATCTGCAGGTACTGCCGGCGCGTCCCCGCCGCCAGACCCGCCACTGCCAAAGCGTGGAGCATCTCATCGACGTCCTCGGCCTCCACCGCCCACACCGGACAGTCGAAACGCCCCAGCACACGAGACAAGAGCGAGCGGTAACCACGGACCGTCGACAGAGCGAGCCCCCGCACCACCCACGACCTCGCGAACGCCTCAGCACACTCAGCCTGGAACACCCACGGATCCGCCCCAGCATCCGGACCAGCCAGCCCGCCACCCACGAGGCGCAACCCGCCCCGCTCCCCCACAGCCACCAGCCACACCCCGAAGCTCGTCAGTTAAGGCAGCACCTGAACAACCACGCCACCACCGACAGACCCAACGAGACACCGCAGGAAAAGCAACCGCTGCCAGCGAAACAACCGGCTCATCCACACCACATCTTCGACAGCCACTGCGCCTCGTCACAGACCAGGACATGCGTCTCCTCCAAGGCGCCGCGCAGCATCCGGTCGAACTCGATCGGCTGCCCCGGAGGACGGCCCTGCAGACCCAGAGCGTGGAACAGCTCGTGGCGCAGGTCGCGGGTCGAGGGGCGGGAGCGGAACTGGATCCGGCGTGTCAGCTTCGGCGCGAGCTCGCGCAACGAGGTGTTCACCGCCAGCGACTTGCCACGGCCCGCCTGCCCGCAGATACAGATCATGGCTCTGGCCTCGATCGCGGCACGGATGTTCTCCCGCGCCATCAGCAGGGCACGCGTGGAGACGACCTGGGCGCCCGGCAGGCGCATGAAGTGGTCCTCCCGCTCACGCGGCAGCCGTCCCTGCCGCTCAGCAGACACCATCGCTCAACACTCCCCGCTGTCGTCACGCACACCAGCCGCTCCAGGCGGCCCGCCATCGGCTGCCTCCGCCTGCCCGGCGTCCGCCTGCGCGCCGGCC containing:
- a CDS encoding tyrosine-type recombinase/integrase, whose amino-acid sequence is MFQAECAEAFARSWVVRGLALSTVRGYRSLLSRVLGRFDCPVWAVEAEDVDEMLHALAVAGLAAGTRRQYLQMLRDFHAFVALRYGPQVRALFGVPVSGSALDRFNRVRHASDDAAVGPPPSRERLEAFFSFVRSQVAVASEYRFAARDYAMLRTPYLFGVRVSELVRLDQADVYPRLGPSGKLHVRFGKAANTSGPRPRWAPMLEGLDRILAWYLQDVRPLFPVGPALFCDDEGEPLKTGTVRDRLARILDLEGVVWEERFTPHALRRACATHQYERGMDLIAVQQLLGHRHIASTMAYVKPSQRFVEDAWKRATDSAVRALAV
- a CDS encoding helix-turn-helix domain-containing protein, which produces MTPPGPGLADPDPPGGVQWRLRMAAAERGVWTGTQLRRLLVEKAGLELSAASVSALFTKQPSQVKLSTLAALCTALDCAPGDLLVLGPAAPVPASGTALAGLSGGRPSPGPSRVAGRRSLPPL
- a CDS encoding ATP-binding protein, encoding MVSAERQGRLPREREDHFMRLPGAQVVSTRALLMARENIRAAIEARAMICICGQAGRGKSLAVNTSLRELAPKLTRRIQFRSRPSTRDLRHELFHALGLQGRPPGQPIEFDRMLRGALEETHVLVCDEAQWLSKMWCG
- a CDS encoding RICIN domain-containing protein, with the translated sequence MNRAKSVVAAVTVAAGLVFGLGATPASAYAEGHTTIRNGASGLCLEVADWRTDNGAPVRQWQCTGGANQRWDIVPTWIGIYPSGVSVIRNQYSGKCLEIADWGTNYGASARQWDCTGGANQHWDVREHDSSMPPVPIKNENSGQCLEIAGFSTAWGAQASQWGCNGGANQTWNYFMG